The window GCTGCCGCCGCCGTCGACCGCCTCCGAGAACCCCGGGGTGGGTGAGACCACGACCCCGCCGGTCACCACCACGCCGGCCACACCGCCGGTCCGAAACGACGACTGCGACGAGGAAGTCGACGTCTGCCCGACCACCTGATCGTAGGAACGGGCAGGCAGTCCACCCGATCGGCGGCGGAAAACCGGAGGCCGAAGGTCCGACCGTAGAGTTACGGTGAACCTAGACCGACAGGCGCTTCTGCTCCGATCCGGGAGTCCGGATTGCGGCACTTTGGCACGGCGTGGCTGCCGGCCCGTAAGGCACCCGAGCGGATGATGGGCGAGAGCCCGGGTAGATCGTGGTGTCAGCCGAGTTCAAGCAGGTCGTCGACATCGGGGAGTTCGACAGAAATGATCAGCACAGCAGTGAAGGATCTGGCCGCCGAGGCGCTGTTCGTCTCGTACCTCCAGCCGTCCCAGAGTCCCTCCCGGACGGCGGTGGAGGAAGCGATCACCACCATGATCCTGCGGTACGGCAGTGACGGTTGTGCCGCCGGCGTGGCGGAGGAGTTCGGCGATCACCCGGAGATCGCGGTGCAGCGGATGGTGTGGGTGCACGAGGAGTTGGCCGAGGTGTCGGCGCTCCGTGCCCCGGTGCTGCATTGATCACTCGATTTCCGCGAACCCGGCCGTGAACCGCGGCCGGGTTCCGTGTTTAAACCTCGTTGGTCCGTGGTGGTCCTCTCAGGCCTGAGGTTTTTCATGAAAAAACTCCACAAAAGCAACCAAGTTCGGCTGACGCTGCACCCGTAGGCGCTCACTGTTCTTCTCGTAAGCCGGTTTCACCAGCCGGTTAGTACCAGCGAGGAGGACTACGTGACCACCACGACCGAACTCCCCGCCACCATCGGCATGATCCATGACGCGCCGTCCGCGCGTGACATCGAGGACCTGATCCGCGAGAACATGCCGATGGTTGGCCATCTGGTCCGGGAATTGCTCAACCGGGTGCCCGGCCATGTCCACGCAGATGACCTCTCGTCGGCCGGTTTCGCGGCTCTGCTCGGCGCGGCCCGTTCCTTCGACGTGACCCGTGGGATCCCCTTCCACCGCTTCGCCGCGGTCCGGATCCGCGGCGCCCTGCTCGACGAACTGCGCGGGCAGGACTGGGCCAGCCGATCGGTGCGGGCCCGGGCCCGGCGTGCCGCGACGGCCAGGCAGGAGCTCACCGCGGCGCTCGGCCGTACGCCCAGCGACGCCGAAGTGGCCGAGATGCTCGGCATCGGCGTCAACGAGTTGGCCAGCGTCGAGGACGACGTGCAGAAGGCCTCCCTGCTCAGCCTCCAGGGATTCCCCACCGGAGCAGCCGAGGAGATGGTGCCGGAGACTTCTGAAGGGCCCGAGGATCTGCTCCTCAAGCGGGAACGCCTCGGGTATCTGCACCAGGCCATCCAGGCCCTGCCGGAACGGCTCCGGCAGGTGGTGCAGGAATCCTTTCTGCAGGAACAACCGCTGAGCGAGGTGGCGGCCCGGCTCGGCGTCACCGAATCCCGGATCTCCCAGCTGCGCACCGAGGCGCTGAGGCTGCTCCGGGAGGGCCTGAACAGCTCGCTCGCACCGGAACTGCTGACCGTGGCGGCGGGGGGACCACGGACCAGGAAGGGCTGCCTCCAGCGTCGGCGCAGCGAGTACTTCGCGAAGGTCGCCCAGCAGGGCAGCCTGCACACCAGGCTGGCACTGACCGACAGCCACGGCGTGCCGATAGCGGTCGCCGCCTGAGCTCGGTCACCGGTACGGCTCGTGCCGCTGTCTCAACACGCTTGCGACAGCGGTGCGAGCCCCACCGCATCGAGTGCCGTCTTGACCTGGCGGATGTCCTCACCCACCGCGGTCGCCAGCAGACCTGGTCCGGCCAGCCGCATCGACGCGGCATCCGGGCCGAGGACGGCCGGTTCCGGTAGTTCCGGCCCGGCCATCACGACGGTGCCGATCGCCCGTCCCCCACCGAGCACCGCCGCGCCGTCCCAGCCCGGAGCACCGGGGCCGACGGCCAGCTCATGGCGGTAGAGGACGGCTCCGCCGTACCGGATCAGGGTGTCCGCCCGGACCGCGCCGGACGCCTCCCGATGCCGCCCGCAGACCAGATCGTCGCGCCACAGCAGCGTCCCGCCCTCGGCCACGTCCACCCGCGTCACCACGTCGTGGTCGCAGCCCGCGGCCGCGATCAGCGGTTCCGGCGACCATCGCAGCGTCCCACCGGCCGCCACCGACGCGGTGACGGTCAGCCGGGACGGCGGCGCGGCCCGGCCCGGCAGCGCCAGGGAGGCCGCGACACTCAGCATCTCCAGCCGGGCGCCGGGACCGACCACGACGTCCAGCCGCAGTTCGTCGCCGCGCAGCGGCCCGGCCGCGCCACCCACCAGATGAACCGTCACACCGCCGTCGGCGGGCCGCCCGGTCCGGCGCGGCAGCAGCGGCGACTCGCCGCGCAGTACGGCGAGCCGGGTACCGCCCCGCCCGTCGTACTCGGCGACGACCCGAGCTTCCGCCCGCACCTCAGACCCGGGCCGCGACCAGGCCGCGGATCCAGTCGGCGACCGGCGTGGCCTGCTTGTCCTCGGCCAGCGACAGGAAGACCGTGGGCAGTTCGTGCCGCCGGGCCCTCGCGTCGCGGTCCATCACCGACAGGTCGGCGCCGACCATCGGGGCCAGGTCTGTCTTGTTGATCACGAGCAGGTCGGCGGTGGTCACACCGGGGCCGCCCTTGCGGGGCACCTTGTCCCCGCCGGACACGTCGACCACGAAGATCTGCTGGTCGATCAGGCCCTTGCTGAAGGTGGCGGTGAGGTTGTCGCCGCCGCTCTCCACCAGCACCAGGTCCAGCGGGCCGAGCTTCTCCTCGAGATCCTCGACGGCGTCCAGGTTGGCCGAGATGTCGTCGCGGATCGCGGTGTGCGGGCAGCAGCCGGTCTCCACGGCGCGGATCCGCTCGGCCGGCAGGACGCCGTTGCGCAGCAGGAAGTCGGCGTCCTCGGTGGTGTAGATGTCATTGGTCACGACGGCCAGGCGGATCTCCGCACCGAGGGCCCGGCACAGTGCCGCGACCAGGGCGGTCTTGCCCGAGCCGACCGGTCCGCCGATGCCGATGCGCAGCGCCCGGGGACCCTCGCCCAGCGGCGTGTGCGGGTCGACGCCCGGGTCGGGGTGGGTGTGCGGAACCTCGTCGGGACCGTGTTCGTGCAGTTCGGGATGCATTGTCTCCTGCCCTTCAGGGTGCGGGTGGCCGGTCCTCCTCATGACGCGAAGAGCCGGACCTCCCAGGTGGCGTGGTGCTCGGCGCCGATGTCGAGCAGGGGGGCGCCCGCGGCCGGCAACTCGTCGACCGGGTCGCCGGACCGGGCCGTGGCCGCCGCCGCGATCCGGTCACATTCGGGGGCCAGCCGAGCCAGCAGCGCGTGTACGGCGTACGGATCAAGACCGAGGAGCCGGACCCCGGCGCTCGCCGAACCGGTCACCAGACCGTGCGCCGCGGCGATCGCGGCTTCGGCCGGTGTCAGCCCGGCCGCCGCGGCCAGAGCGCCCAGAGCGACGGGCTGATGCGGTTCCCGGCCGATCGTGGCGATCGGCCACATCGCCCGACCGGCCCGCAGCAGCGCCCGGCCCTGAGCCCGGGACGCCTTCCGCAGGGCCGGCGAGGGGGTACGGGCGTCCAGACCGGCGTCCAGTTCGGCTGCCCGTTCGACGTCGGCGCAGGCCGCGGCCGCGAACGCCGCCGAGACCAGGCCGCTGGTGGCGAGCTTCCCGCGCAGGAACCCGTCCAGGCCGCCGATGTCGCGGACCCGCCCGTTGGCGATCTGCGGTTCCAGCCCGCCGGAGTGCGCGTGCCCACCGGAGGGCAGCCGCCCGTCGGCGAGCAGAAGCAGCGTGGCGAGGCTCATTCAGAACAGGAAGTAGCGCTGGGCCATCGGCAGCACGTCGACCGGATCCGGCTCGATCACCTGGCCGTCGATGCGTACCTCGAACGTGTCCGCCTTGACCTCGATCCGGGGCATGGCGTCGTTCAGCGGCATGTCGGCCTTACCCACCGAGCGGGTGTCACCGACCGGGACCAGCGCCCGCTTCACCCCGATCCGGTCGCTGAGCAGGGCGTCGATGGCGGCCGGGGCGACGAACGCGAGGGACGTCTGCGCTGGGACCACACCGTAGGCACCGAACATCGGCCGGGGCAGCATCGGCTGCGGCGTCGGGATCGAGGCGTTCGCGTCACCCATCTGCGCGTACGCGATCATGCCGCCCTTGAGGACGACCGCCGGCCGTACCCCGAAGAACGCCGGGTCCCAGAGGACCAGGTCGGCGAGCTTGCCCGGCTCGACCGAGCCGACCTGGGCGTCCATGCCGTGGGCGCGGGCCGGGCAGATGGTGTACTTCGCGACGTACCGCTTGGCCCGGTTGTTGTCCGCGGCGCCGTCGCCGGCCAGGGCGCCGACCCGGGCCTTCATCACGTGCGCGGTCTGCCAGGTACGGGTGACCACCTCACCGACCCGGCCCATGGCCTGCGAGTCCGACCCGATCATCGAGATGGCGCCCAGGTCGTGCAGGTAGTCCTCGGCGGCCATGGTCGACGGCCGGATCCGGCTCTCGGCGAACGCCAGGTCCTCCGGCACCGACGAGTTCAGGTGGTGGCAGACCATCAGCATGTCCAGGTGCTCGCTGAGGGTGTTGCGGGTGTACGGCCGGGTCGGGTTGGTCGACGACGGCAGGATGTTCGGGTGCGACGCGACGGTGATGATGTCCGGCGCGTGACCGCCCCCGGCGCCCTCGGTGTGATAGGCGTGGATCGACCGGCCGGCGATGGCGCGCAGCGTCTCCTCGACGAATCCGGCCTCGTTCAGGGTGTCGGTGTGGATCGCCACCTGCACGCCCGACGCGTCGCACACCTTGAGGCAGGCGTCGATCGCGGCCGGAGTGGTGCCCCAGTCCTCGTGCAGTTTGAAACCGCCGGCGCCACCGCGCAGCTGCTCCCACATCGACTCGGCGGACATCGTGTTGCCCTTGCCGAGTAGCAGCACGTTGATCGGCCAGGTGTCCAGGGACTCCAGCATCCGGGCCAGGTGCCAGGAGTTCGGCGTGACGGTGGTGGCCTTGGTGCCCTCGTCCGGGCCGGTGCCGCCGCCGATGATGGTGGTGATGCCGGCGGCCAGCGCGGTGTCCAGGATGGTCGGGCTGATCAGGTGGACGTGGCTGTCGATCGCACCGGCGGTGAGGATCTTGCCGTTGCCGGCGAGGATCTGGGTGCCGGGGCCGATCACCAGGTCGGGGTGTACGCCGTCCATGGTGTCCGGGTTGCCGGCCTTGCCGATGGCGACGATCCGCCCGTCGCGGATGCCGACGTCGGCCTTGACGATGCCCCAGTGGTCGAGGACGACGACGCCGGTGATGACGGTGTCCGGGGCGCCCTCGGCCCGGGTGGCCCGGCCCTGGCCCATCGATTCGCGGATCACCTTGCCGCCGCCGAAGACGACCTCGTCGCCGGGGACCGGGCCGGAGCTGCGGTCCTCCTCGATCTCGATCAGCAGGTTGGTGTCGGCGAGCCGGATCCGGTCACCCTTGGTCGGCCCGAGCAGCGCCGCATAGCGGCTCCGGTCCAGAGAAGTCATCGTGGGCTCCCGTTGTGTTCGCCCTCGCCGGTGTCCTCGTCGAGGGAGCCGGCCGGTTCGATGTCGGTGGGGTCGGGCTCCGGCGGTGGCGCGGGCTGGTCGAGTGGCCCGCCGGCCAGGCCGCGCAGGCCGGGGACGATGCGGTTGCCGGCCAGCGCCACGAGGGTGATGTCGCGGGGTATGCCCGGTTCGAACCGGACCGACGTGCCGGCCTGGATGGCGAGCCGGTGGCCCCAGGCCGCGGTCCGGTCGAACTCCAGGGCCGCATTGGACTCGGCGAAGTGGAAGTGCGATCCGACCTGCACCGGCCGGTCTCCGGTGTTGCGGACGGTCAGCGCGATGACCGGGCGGCCGGCGTTGATCTCGATGTCGCCGTCCCCGAAGAGGATCTCGCCCGGGATCACGAGATCGGCCCGTGCACGGTGACCAGCTTGGTGCCGTCCGGGAAGGTGGCCTCGACCTGTACCTCGGCCAGCATCTCGGGCACGCCGTCCAGGACGTCGGCCCGGGTGAGCACCCGCCGCCCGGCATCCATCAGCTCGGCCACGGTACGCCCATCGCGTGCCCCCTCCAGCAGGAAGGCGGTGATGATGGCGGTGGCTTCCGGATAGTTGAGCCGCAGGCCCCGGTCTCGGCGACGCTGGGCGACGTCGGCCGCGACGTGGATGAGCAGGCGTTCCTGCTCGTGTTGGCTGAGGAACAAAGGGAACCTCCTGCTGATCGCGCCACGGAATGCTCGCAGGTGGAAGTTTCGGACGTGTAACCCTGGATTGATCAAAACATGGAACGGCCCCGTCATCGCGTGCTTCCACGCGGTGCCGGGGCCGTTTCCGAATTGTTTACTTCGGTAGCCGCGCGCTCAGCAGGGGCGCCAACATCGCCGAGTACTTCGTGGTGATGTGGTCGTCGTCGCGCCACACCAGCACGTTGCCGACCAGGGCCGGGCAGGAGTCGGTGGTGCAGAACCAGGGGAGCGCGTCGATCATCTGGACGCCGTTGCGCTTCGCGTTCTGCTCGACCAGCACCTGCCGCTGCGGCTGGACGATCGACTCGATCGCCGGAGCGACACAGCGGGAGACCTTGTCCGAGTGCTCGGCCAGGCATTCCGGCGCGTTGTAGCCGGGCCAGGGGGTGTCCCGGATCTGCACCAGCTTCGTCCGCGTCCCCTTGATCGCCTTGTAGGTGGCGTCCCAGCCGGCCGCCCACGCGGCGTCCAGCTGCGCGCCGCTCGGCCGGGTGCCGGCGTCGTCGACGAGCGGGTTGCCGTCGTTGCCGCTGGAGGACATCACCACGAGGTACGGCTGCGCCTGCTTGATCTCGGCGAGCACCTCGGCGCGCCAGGTCGGGCATTCGCTGTAGACGCGCTTGAGCCCGGGGCTGAAGGTGACCACCGAGGCGGCGTTGCACGCGCTCTTGGTACGGACCTCGAGTTTCCAGCCGCGTTCCTTGGCGACCGCGTCGACCGCCGGGAACCAGTGCGCGGCGTGCGAGTCACCGAAGAGGAACACGGTCCGCGCGCCGGCCGGGTCGCCGTACAGGCACGGGTTGGGTGCCGCGGCGTCCAGATAGTCCAGGTGACACCGGTCGTTGTAGTAGTTCGGCTTGTCCTTGCGCGCGTTCTGCACCTTGGGCGTGGTGTTCGACGGCAGCTTGCCGGTGCCGACCGAGGCCGCGATGATCCGCCGGAGCTCCGCCTCCGGGTCGGTCGCGCCGGCGACGGCTTCGGCCGTGTCCACCGCCGGGGCGCCCTTGGCCAGCTGCGGCGGCTTCATCGCACCGGCCTGGGCGACCAGGGCGGCGAAGCAGGACAGGGCCAGTCCGACGGCCAGACCGCGGCGGGCCTTGGCCTTCACCCAGGACTGGTTGCGGGCCGGGTTCTCGATGAGGTGGTACGACCCGATCGCCAGCACCAGCGCCCCGGCGGCCAGACCGAGGTTGAGCGGCACGTTCGGCTCGACGTCCAGCATGTGCGGGACGATCATGAGGACCGGCCAGTGCCACAGGTACCAGCTGTACGAGTACCGGCCGATCTGCTGGAAGGGCCAGGTGCGCAGGACGGTGGCGGCGCTGCCGCTCGGGCCGGACGTGCCACCGGCGATGATCGCGGCCGCGCCGAGCACCGGCAGCAGGGCGGCGTAGCCGGGGAACGGCGTCTCCTCGTTGTAGAGGAACGCGGAGGCGATCACCGCTGCCATGCCGGCCCAGGTCATGCCGGCGGCCAGGCCGCGGGGCAGCCCGGCCAGCCGGGTCGCGCCGACCGCGATCAGCGCGCCGACCGCCAGCTCCCAGGCACGGGTGTGCGCTCCGAAGTAGGCCCACGGCGCCGACGTCGAGGTCTGCAGGACGCTGACCGTGAGTGACGCCGCGACCACGAGCACGAGTGTGATGATCACCGGGGCCCGGCGCTTGCCGAAGGCCAGCGCGAAGATCAGCAGGAGGAGCGGCCAGACCAGATAGAACTGCTCCTCCACCGCGAGCGACCAGAAGTGCTGCAGCGGGGAGGGCTCGGCGCTGGCGTTCATGTACTGGACGCCTTCGTTCGCCAGGCGCCAGTTGATGCCGTAGAAGGTCGCGTAGATCGCGTCCAGTGAGATCGACTTGAACCGGGTGGCCGGCAGCCACAGCCAGGCCGCGGTCACGGTGACCAGCAGGACCACGGTCGACGCGGGCAGCAGCCGGGTGGCGCGCCGGGCGTAGAAGGTGGCCAGCGAGACGGTCCCGGTGCGGCTCAGCTCCTTGAGTAGCAGGGTCGTGATCAGGAAGCCGGAGATCACGAAGAACACGTCGACACCGACGTATCCGCCTTCGAGGCTCGTGATGCCGGCGTGCGAGAGCACGACGAGGGTCACCGCGATGGCGCGCATTCCCTCGATGTCCGGTCGGAAACCGAGGTGCGGGGGCGCGGGAGGGGAGGCTGTCCCCGGCCGCGCACTGTGGAGCTGGGCGTCGTAAGTGACCGACATGTCCTACCTAGCGATGAGTGACCGGCCGGGATCGGGGGCCGAGCTTACCTGCGGCGACACAGGTCTTCCACAGCCGGTTCATCACAACTTCATAGTGAGGACAGCTCACACTCGGGCGGCCACTCCGTCGATCAACAACTGGACCGCGAGCGCGAAACCGGCGTCGTCCGCCTGGCCGGAACCGATCAGGCGCCGCATCGTGCCGTTGACCTCGGTGTGCAGCAGTCCGCCGACGAGCACGGCGAGAACCGCACCGGTCCGCTCGACCTCGCTCTCGGGCAGTCCCGCGGTGCGCAGCACGGTGCAGAGTGTCCGCCACATCGGGCCGTCGCGCTGGATGAAGTCGTCACTCGCGAAGGCGTACCGGATCAGGTTGCGGTGGGCGAGGCTCAGCGACCGGAACTCGTACGCCAGATTGCGCAGTTGTTCCTGCCATGTTCCCTCCCCGACCGCGATGTGACGTGCGCCATCGGTGACCAGGCGGGTCAGTCCGTCCAGAAGGGCCGCTTTGTTCTCCACGTGGTGGTAGATCGACATCGGGTTGACACCCAGCTGGCCTGCGAGTTTGCGCATGCTCAGCGCGTCCACGCCGTCGGTGTCGACGATGTTCAGAGCCGCTTGGAGGATTGCGCCCTTTGTTAAACGTTGATCACCGGACTTAGCGGATTCAGCCATACGCCGTATGGTAGTAGCCATACACCGTATGGCTGAGGAGGACCCCCGTGAGCGCCGCGATTCCCACCCCCCGCGGACTGCCGATCGTCGGCAATGGACTGCAGGTGCCGGTGGAGGGCACACACCGGTTCTTCGCCGACCTGGCCGCGCAGCACCCCGACGGCATCTACCGGCTCAATCTGGCCGGCCGGCACGTCGTCTTCGTCCACGACCCCGACCTGGTCGCCGAGGTCTGCGACGAGTCCCGCTTCTACAAGCCGATCGACCCGCCGCTCGCGCACGTCCGCGACTTCGCCGGTGACGGCCTCTTCACCGCGCGTGAGGAAGAGGAGGTGTGGGGTCAGGCGCACCGGATCCTGCTGCCCGCCTTCAGTCAGCGGTCGATGAAGGCGTACTTCCCGCAGATGCTGGAGATCGCCGGCAACCTGGTCGGCGCGTGGTCCGGGCGCACCGAGGTGGACGTCGCCGACGACATGACCCGGCTCGCCCTCGACACCATCACGCTCGCCGGGTTCGGGCAGCAGTTCCGGTCCTTCGAGCAGGCCGAGCTGCATCCGTTCCTGCAGGCCATGGGCAACGCGTTGACCGAGGCGATGAACCGGACCCGGCAGCTGCCGATGGTCACCGGGTTGAAGAAGCGGGCCGATGCGGCGTACAAATCGGATATCGCCGTCATGCAGGACACCGTCGACGAGGTGATCCGGGTGCGCCGGGCCTCCGGCGAGAAGTCGAACGACCTGCTCGGCCTGATGCTGGAGGCCAGTGACCCGCTGACCGGCGCCCGGCTCTCCGACGAGAACATCCGCAACCAGGTCCTCACCTTCCTGATCGCCGGGCACGAGACCACCAGCGGCACCCTCTCCTTCGCGCTGCATCACCTGATGCGCAACCCGCACGTCCTGGCCCAGGCCTACGCCGAGGTGGACCGGATCCTGCCCGGCGACACCGTGCCCACCTACGAGCTGATCATGAAGCTCGACGTGATCCCGCGGATCCTCGACGAGACGCTGCGGCTGCACTCGCCGATCACCGCGATCGGCCTGGCCTCGCGAGAGGCGACCACGCTCGGTGGCTGCTACGAGATCCCGGCCGACCAGAAGATCGCGGTCATCCTCAAACCGCTGCACACCCACCCGTCGGCGTGGTCCGACCCGGAGACGTTCGACATCGACAGGTGGCTGCCCGAGGCCAAGGCCCAACACCACCCGCACGCGTACAAGCCGTTCGGCAACGGCGAGCGGGCCTGCATCGGCCGACAGTTCGCGCTGACCGAGGCCCGCCTCGCGCTGGCCATGCTGCTGCAGCGCTTCGCCATCGCCGACCCGGCCGGCCACCGGCTGCGGATCAAGCAGACCCTCACCATCAAGCCGGACGGCTTCCGGCTGCGGGTCCGTCCCCGTCTCGCGCACGAGCGCCTCTCCTTCGACGAGCCGGTCGCCGAGACGTCCGAGACCGCCGAGGTTCAAGCTTCGGGGGTACGGCTACGCGTCGCCTTCGGGTCCAACCTGGGCACCTCCGAGGACCTCGCCCAGCAGTTGGCCGACCGGGCCCGCCGGTCGGGTTTCGACGTGACCGTGCAGACGCTCGACGAACTCGCCGCCGACCTGCCCGCCGACGGGCTGCTCGCCGTCGTCACGTCCAGCTACAACGGCAAGGCGCCGGACAACGCGCAGGCCTTCGACGACCTCGACATCCCGGCCGGGACGCTGGACTCCGTGCGGTTCGCGGTGCTGGGCAACGGCAACACCCAGTGGGCGACCTACCAGGCGTACCCCCGTCGCGTTTTTGCGAAGCTCGCCGGAGCGGGCGCGCAGCCCATCGTCGAGCGTGGCGAGACCGACGCCTCGGCCGACTTCGACGGCATGGCGCAGAGCTGGCTGAACGGGCTGTGGAGTGCGCTCGCCACCGAGTTCGGCGCCGAATCGAAGGCCGCCGACGGCCCGAGGTACAGCGTCGAGGTACTCGGCGAGGACCAGATCCGGCCCGCCGTCGTCTCCGACCAGGCGCACCCGGTCATGGTCATGTCGGTGGAGGAACTGGTCGGCGACCCGACCGGCCTCTGGGACTTCAGCCGTGAGGCGCCCCGGCCCGGTGTCAAGGCGATCACCGTCCAGCTGCCCGAGGGTGTCACCTACACGGCCGGCGATCACCTGGCCGTCTACGCCAAGAACGATCCCGAGCTCGTCGACTGGGCCCTGCACACCCTGCGAGTCTCCCGCGACCTGGTGATCCGTCTCGGACAAGCGGGGGAGCGGCCGACCGGGCTGCCGATCGGTGTGCCGGTCACCGCCGGGCTCCTGCTCACCGACTTCGTCGAACTGCAGGAGCCGGCCACCCGTGGGCAGATCGCGGTCCTCGCCGAGCACACCGAGTGCCCGTGGACGACCCGGCAGCTGACCGCGTGGACCACCTCGGCCGACCTGTACGCCGACGAGATCCTGGCCAAGCGGGTCTCGGTGCTGTCGCTGCTGGAGCGGTTCCCGGCGGTCGAGCTGCCGTTCGCGGTCTTCCTCGAACTGGTCGGCACGATCAAGCCGCGGTTCTACTCGATCTCGTCGTCGCCGACCGTCGACCCGTCCCTGGTGACGATCACGGTCGGCCTGGTCGACGGGCCGTCCCGGACCGGCAACGGGCGCTACCGCGGCATGTGCTCGCAGTACCTGGCGCGGCTGTCACCGGGTGACGTCTTCTACGGCCACGTCCGGGTGCCGGCGCCGCCGTTCCGGCTGCCCGCCGACCCGGCCACCCCGATGATCCTGATCGGGCCGGGCACCGGTTTCGCTCCGCTGCGCGGCTTCCTTCAGGAGCGTGCCGGTACGGCCGGGAGCGGCCCCGCCAAGCTGTTCTACGGCTGCCGGCATCCGTCGCATGACTGGCTGTACCGGGCCGAGATGGAACAGTGGGCCGCCGACGGTGTGACCGACCTGCACCTGGCGTTCTCCGCGGTCGACGGGCACCCGCACCGGTTCGTCCAGGAGGCCCTCGCCGCCCAGGGTGACGCCGTGTGGGAGCTGCTCGAACAGGGCGGTCACATCTACCTGTGCGGTGACGGCGCCCGGATGGCCCCGGCCGTCCGCGACGAGCTGTACGCCATCTTCCGCCGGCACACCGGGGCGACCGCGGTCGAGGCGGAGGCGTGGCTGCGTTCCCTGGAGGCGGCGGGCCGCTACCAGCAGGACGTCTTCGCCTGATCGGTTCTCATCCCTTGTGCCGGCCGGCGGTCCGGATCAGACCGTAGGCCGGCACGGTGGGTACG of the Actinoplanes sichuanensis genome contains:
- a CDS encoding urease subunit gamma, whose translation is MFLSQHEQERLLIHVAADVAQRRRDRGLRLNYPEATAIITAFLLEGARDGRTVAELMDAGRRVLTRADVLDGVPEMLAEVQVEATFPDGTKLVTVHGPIS
- a CDS encoding sigma-70 family RNA polymerase sigma factor — its product is MTTTTELPATIGMIHDAPSARDIEDLIRENMPMVGHLVRELLNRVPGHVHADDLSSAGFAALLGAARSFDVTRGIPFHRFAAVRIRGALLDELRGQDWASRSVRARARRAATARQELTAALGRTPSDAEVAEMLGIGVNELASVEDDVQKASLLSLQGFPTGAAEEMVPETSEGPEDLLLKRERLGYLHQAIQALPERLRQVVQESFLQEQPLSEVAARLGVTESRISQLRTEALRLLREGLNSSLAPELLTVAAGGPRTRKGCLQRRRSEYFAKVAQQGSLHTRLALTDSHGVPIAVAA
- a CDS encoding urease subunit beta, translating into MIPGEILFGDGDIEINAGRPVIALTVRNTGDRPVQVGSHFHFAESNAALEFDRTAAWGHRLAIQAGTSVRFEPGIPRDITLVALAGNRIVPGLRGLAGGPLDQPAPPPEPDPTDIEPAGSLDEDTGEGEHNGSPR
- a CDS encoding TetR/AcrR family transcriptional regulator → MAESAKSGDQRLTKGAILQAALNIVDTDGVDALSMRKLAGQLGVNPMSIYHHVENKAALLDGLTRLVTDGARHIAVGEGTWQEQLRNLAYEFRSLSLAHRNLIRYAFASDDFIQRDGPMWRTLCTVLRTAGLPESEVERTGAVLAVLVGGLLHTEVNGTMRRLIGSGQADDAGFALAVQLLIDGVAARV
- the ureG gene encoding urease accessory protein UreG; its protein translation is MHPELHEHGPDEVPHTHPDPGVDPHTPLGEGPRALRIGIGGPVGSGKTALVAALCRALGAEIRLAVVTNDIYTTEDADFLLRNGVLPAERIRAVETGCCPHTAIRDDISANLDAVEDLEEKLGPLDLVLVESGGDNLTATFSKGLIDQQIFVVDVSGGDKVPRKGGPGVTTADLLVINKTDLAPMVGADLSVMDRDARARRHELPTVFLSLAEDKQATPVADWIRGLVAARV
- a CDS encoding acyltransferase family protein, whose protein sequence is MRAIAVTLVVLSHAGITSLEGGYVGVDVFFVISGFLITTLLLKELSRTGTVSLATFYARRATRLLPASTVVLLVTVTAAWLWLPATRFKSISLDAIYATFYGINWRLANEGVQYMNASAEPSPLQHFWSLAVEEQFYLVWPLLLLIFALAFGKRRAPVIITLVLVVAASLTVSVLQTSTSAPWAYFGAHTRAWELAVGALIAVGATRLAGLPRGLAAGMTWAGMAAVIASAFLYNEETPFPGYAALLPVLGAAAIIAGGTSGPSGSAATVLRTWPFQQIGRYSYSWYLWHWPVLMIVPHMLDVEPNVPLNLGLAAGALVLAIGSYHLIENPARNQSWVKAKARRGLAVGLALSCFAALVAQAGAMKPPQLAKGAPAVDTAEAVAGATDPEAELRRIIAASVGTGKLPSNTTPKVQNARKDKPNYYNDRCHLDYLDAAAPNPCLYGDPAGARTVFLFGDSHAAHWFPAVDAVAKERGWKLEVRTKSACNAASVVTFSPGLKRVYSECPTWRAEVLAEIKQAQPYLVVMSSSGNDGNPLVDDAGTRPSGAQLDAAWAAGWDATYKAIKGTRTKLVQIRDTPWPGYNAPECLAEHSDKVSRCVAPAIESIVQPQRQVLVEQNAKRNGVQMIDALPWFCTTDSCPALVGNVLVWRDDDHITTKYSAMLAPLLSARLPK
- a CDS encoding urease subunit alpha, with protein sequence MTSLDRSRYAALLGPTKGDRIRLADTNLLIEIEEDRSSGPVPGDEVVFGGGKVIRESMGQGRATRAEGAPDTVITGVVVLDHWGIVKADVGIRDGRIVAIGKAGNPDTMDGVHPDLVIGPGTQILAGNGKILTAGAIDSHVHLISPTILDTALAAGITTIIGGGTGPDEGTKATTVTPNSWHLARMLESLDTWPINVLLLGKGNTMSAESMWEQLRGGAGGFKLHEDWGTTPAAIDACLKVCDASGVQVAIHTDTLNEAGFVEETLRAIAGRSIHAYHTEGAGGGHAPDIITVASHPNILPSSTNPTRPYTRNTLSEHLDMLMVCHHLNSSVPEDLAFAESRIRPSTMAAEDYLHDLGAISMIGSDSQAMGRVGEVVTRTWQTAHVMKARVGALAGDGAADNNRAKRYVAKYTICPARAHGMDAQVGSVEPGKLADLVLWDPAFFGVRPAVVLKGGMIAYAQMGDANASIPTPQPMLPRPMFGAYGVVPAQTSLAFVAPAAIDALLSDRIGVKRALVPVGDTRSVGKADMPLNDAMPRIEVKADTFEVRIDGQVIEPDPVDVLPMAQRYFLF
- a CDS encoding urease accessory protein UreD, translating into MRAEARVVAEYDGRGGTRLAVLRGESPLLPRRTGRPADGGVTVHLVGGAAGPLRGDELRLDVVVGPGARLEMLSVAASLALPGRAAPPSRLTVTASVAAGGTLRWSPEPLIAAAGCDHDVVTRVDVAEGGTLLWRDDLVCGRHREASGAVRADTLIRYGGAVLYRHELAVGPGAPGWDGAAVLGGGRAIGTVVMAGPELPEPAVLGPDAASMRLAGPGLLATAVGEDIRQVKTALDAVGLAPLSQAC
- a CDS encoding urease accessory protein UreF produces the protein MSLATLLLLADGRLPSGGHAHSGGLEPQIANGRVRDIGGLDGFLRGKLATSGLVSAAFAAAACADVERAAELDAGLDARTPSPALRKASRAQGRALLRAGRAMWPIATIGREPHQPVALGALAAAAGLTPAEAAIAAAHGLVTGSASAGVRLLGLDPYAVHALLARLAPECDRIAAAATARSGDPVDELPAAGAPLLDIGAEHHATWEVRLFAS